The Lolium rigidum isolate FL_2022 chromosome 1, APGP_CSIRO_Lrig_0.1, whole genome shotgun sequence region TCACCTTTGCCAACTCTTCATATACATCCTAGGTTAAAATTGTACTAGCCCTTCGGTAAATACTAGTGTTATCCTTATTTATCTTCGCACATATCTTTCTTACTACCTTCatcccagttcatagggcttacGCATAACTGTAGGTTATCAATTTAATTAACATAATATCAATTGTtgaatgcaaaaattatatcattaaaaagtaaAACATAggagctttctaatgatatatgtttTGTAATTATCATGTTCAAATTTACGACATAGAAATACATGCAAGCCCTATGAACCGGGTGAGGGAGTAATAAACTCTAAATAAGTGCATGTAGATGCGATAAAATGCAGTTAGAAATCAACTCGCTTCCCAAAAAAATCAACTCGCTAAGATAATACGAAATTCTTTTTAATTAACTGGTGGTTGTCTGTTTGACCACTGGGGGCTCCTTTGGTTATGGATTCTCCGACAATAAACGTGAAGGTATTTTGGCTATTTAGAATCCACAACAAAAGTCGCGGGTATTTTTCTAGTAATAATACAAAAAGAAGATATGTTACATGTAAAAATGGTATTATCCCTGTCGGCAGAGTCTATATAAATTGTTAACAATCATTTCTTTCCACGTTTCTACATGCTTGCCGATTATGAGCACCGGTCGGTTGGGAAATCCACTAATCTGCTTTCGAAGTTTCATCTCCAGCGATGGTTTATCACCACAACTTGTCAGGTCAAGTTCGTTTAGGTTCTGCAATGACTTTACACTAGACAAGCCCTGCTGATTGTTGTATAGCTCAAGACATTTCCTCACTCGAAGTTTCTCGAGGGCTGGCAATGCGCCATGCTCGATGCGTATGGTTTTGAGTTCCTCCAGTCCTTCAATGTCAAGCAGTTTGAGCTTGTGGAATGTACCCTTGACAAAATATAGAGACTCCTCTGCAAAGGATTCCTCCCAGAGCCCAAGAATAATTACATTGGGCAAACTCCCGACCACCTCAATATCTTGCTGCTTCAACCCTGTCCGTATCAACTTTATCTTGGATAGATTGGTGAGGGACCTCACCCAGCTAGGGAGATTGCCTAAATGGCCACACAACCGTAGTGATTGGAGATGCATTGGCGGCGGTTCAATCGTGCCCTTGAGAAACTCAAGCGACTCACAGTGCACTTCCAATTGCTCCAGCTGAACAAGACTCGATATTGATCTGCATAATTCCTCCTTCCTGGGTTCACCGGCTGCATCTAAATGCACTCCCAATTTGCGCAGGTTAGTCAGCTTCCCCAACATTCTTCCCTCTTGGCTGCTTGCAATGTGCACCACCCCAAGAACTTGAAGGTTACTTAGCTTCTCGATTTTCTCAGGAGCTCTTACACAGGATCGACCTGCAAAACCTGATTCACGACCTTCCTTGTAACCACAGCATATCAATATCAAGTCTGCTAAAGTCACAAAGAAGTTGTAGTTACGTTTGCCGACATTCTTGTCTTCTCCCATCTTCCCCGTTGCGAAGTTCACACCAACACGAAGGTAAGATAGATTCTCCAGATTGATGATACCAGCTGGCAATTGTGTCACCTTTGTGTCTTTAACATCTAACGTCTCCAGAAACCTAAGGTTTTGCAGAGAAGAAGGAAGTTCTGAAATATCTGTTCCTCGCAGACCAAGGTACCTTAAATGGGGTAGCTGCCCGATGTCCTTCAGATCTTCATTCTTCAAACCAATTGAATCCTCCAAGTCAAGAACCCTCAACAACCGCAGTTTATGCGTGATGAGAGATTCTGGGCACTTTCCAAAGACTGTTAGTGACCGTAAACACGTCAAGTTTATGCTTGCCATCTTCTCCTCAATCCTCTTCCGCCTTGCCACTACCAAATGACGTACATTACTCTGTGGAGCCTCATTGCAGTGCTTATCCATGATGAAGAGCTGGTTCTCCTCAATACACTTGGGCAAGATTATTTGGAGTACTAGGTCATGAACACCACAACATTCACTTGTCATGCTAGCCCTGGCTTTGTTGGAAGGCTCGATCATTCTTCTATTGATTAGCTTATTGTACTGACTCTGTGCAACTTCCTCACGGGTCTTATTATACAATTTTTCTATGTAGTCTTCTGCCATCCAGCGCCGCAATAAGCGGGTATGCCTGATCCCATGCTTCTGGGGGAAGATACTCATGTACAAGAAGCAAAACTTGACATGATATGGTAGTCCGTCATAGCTCGAGGAGTTAACTCCCTTGACATCATGGGCAGCAGACTCAAATCCTGGCCTAAGATGCTCTTGTAGATTCGTCCATTCACTGCTTTTCTTTAGCCGGTTAGCCAATAGACCTCCTACGGCAACTATGGCAAGCGGAATGCCCCGACATCGCTCTAAGATAAATTTGGCTTGCTTCACCATACCATTTGGCAACTTATAGTTAGCATCCTTGAACACCTTGAGTTGAACAAAGAACACAAAATAAGAAATTAAAATCTTGAAAAGCTATCTATGAACATTTAGCTTGCTCCAAAAAGAGAAATAAGTAAAGAAACAGCGTGCATCTCATTCTTTTTAGTGGAACTCCCCACAACAAATTTTGCTTCTTGAAATATACAAGCGCATTTCCTTCCTTAACATCTATTTAAATAAATACCGTATAGTTCTAGTTTTATCATGCCATGATTCCtcaacttttttttttataattgccGACCGAGAAATATGAATTTGGAATAGGTATGCCCATGTAAATTAATGTTTTCTTACTTAAATAGGCAAATAAAAGTTATGAGTATAAATATCTGGAAAATGTTACTCCTGGAAATTGGTCAGAAGTGTTCAAATTTCTGGAAATTTATAGAAGTATAAATATCTGGAAGTTGCCATATCAAATTTCTGGCCGGTTAGTACAAATTTGTCTGCAGGGTCAAAGTTTCTGGAAATTTCAATTTTTTGCTGGGTCCAAAAATATATTTTACATCAAAAGTACGTACTAGATTCGAACCAGAGTCAAATTTGGTCTAAGCTCATTTAAATTTAATGAAACTAGGCCAAATCATtccgaacaattttcaaaatcaCGATATTCTGGCAGGGTTAGGGATAATTTTGGTATCTAAATTCAAAACGTTGCCTGTATCTAAAAATGGCGAAGTATGGGTAGAAGCAGGTGTTAATTACTCCGTTCGTCCCATAACGATTgtttgagatttgtcaaaatttagatgtatctaggcaTTACCACCGTCTCATTAAgattgtctgagatttgtcaaatTTAGATGTATACCTTCATGAATCGAAGGAGAGTCGAGTACTATTATGTAAAGTTCCGAATTATAAGTTTCTTAAAAATCGAGTTTAACTTTCTAAAAAGTCTCATATTTCGAAGGTACTAGATATAGCGAGCTGGGCTTAGGAGCGCACCTTGTGACACAGTAGTTTCCGGGCTTCCTTGTGTGTGAGTGGCTTGAGCTCGTACACATCGTCGTCCCGCGCGCACTGCCGGGCAACATGTTGTTGGTGTGTGGTCACGAGCACGACGAACCGGCCGCCGGTGTCGTTTGCGGCGAGACACCGCGATACGTGCTCCCACTGCTCGAGCGAGGACACGTCGTCCACCACGAGCAGGCACCGGTCCTCCCCGTGCACACCGATTTGCTCCTGGAGCAGCCGCCCGAACTCGTCGGCGCCCTCCAGCTGGTGCGGCACGGTCACCCAGGCGCGGCGGTCGAAGCGGCCGACGAGGTAGCGGTCGTCGTACAACATACGCGCCAGGGACGACTTGCCCACCCCGGCCATGCCCCACACCGCCACCACGGTCGCCCCGGCCCGGTCGACCAGCTTGGTCAGGGCTTTCTTGTCGCCGTCCCGGCCAATAATGGCCTGACGGCGCCAGTCGCCCAGGAGCGTGGGCTCTGAGCCGTCGTCGGCGTGCAGCTCGTGGCGCGGGCTTATTCGGTCGGCGCGGGTGAAAGCGTGGTACCGCTGGTTGCCTTGGTGAAGCGCGTCGACCCTGGCCCTGAGTTTCGCGATCCGCTCGGCGACGCGGAGGAGGTCGACCGAAGGCCCCTTGAGCAGCATGAAGTCGAGGAGGCAGTCCTCAATGTCGAAGGCGATGTCGCGCATATGCTTAACCCATGTGGTCTGCACAACGTCCTCGCCGcggttgccgccgccgccggccgggtaCGCAGGGGAGGATGCCCTCAGAAAGGCATGCATCATCGACAGCTCGAAGTGGATGGACTGCACATCCTCTTTTACACGCAGCACGAGAGCCATCCTGTCGGCCACCGCGGTCTCTGCCCAGCCCAGCAGGGTGCCCAGCACCGCCTTCGCCAGGCTGACCGCCggcatcaccaccaacgcctccatctctctctctctctctctctctctctctctctctctctctctctataggTAGAGAAGATGTATAGGAGCTGCGGTGGAGTGCCAGTGCAAAGAACTAAACCCAAGTCaatcggccgcgcgcgcgcggaaGCTGCTTCATTTCATGCCCGGGTGTGGGTGTTCGCGGCGAGGCACCGCAGTGCTTCCATTATTCCGCCGTACGTCCATCTGTTCATGAATTGGTCGCGGCGGGCGACGTCTTTGCGCGTTGCGGCAACTTGTGAGAAGTTTACTTAGGGTTGATAAGCGGAGCTATTTCCCCTTGATGAGTCTACATGCGCAACTCGTCCAGCAAACCGAGTGGCT contains the following coding sequences:
- the LOC124708568 gene encoding disease resistance protein Pik-2-like; translation: MEALVVMPAVSLAKAVLGTLLGWAETAVADRMALVLRVKEDVQSIHFELSMMHAFLRASSPAYPAGGGGNRGEDVVQTTWVKHMRDIAFDIEDCLLDFMLLKGPSVDLLRVAERIAKLRARVDALHQGNQRYHAFTRADRISPRHELHADDGSEPTLLGDWRRQAIIGRDGDKKALTKLVDRAGATVVAVWGMAGVGKSSLARMLYDDRYLVGRFDRRAWVTVPHQLEGADEFGRLLQEQIGVHGEDRCLLVVDDVSSLEQWEHVSRCLAANDTGGRFVVLVTTHQQHVARQCARDDDVYELKPLTHKEARKLLCHKVFKDANYKLPNGMVKQAKFILERCRGIPLAIVAVGGLLANRLKKSSEWTNLQEHLRPGFESAAHDVKGVNSSSYDGLPYHVKFCFLYMSIFPQKHGIRHTRLLRRWMAEDYIEKLYNKTREEVAQSQYNKLINRRMIEPSNKARASMTSECCGVHDLVLQIILPKCIEENQLFIMDKHCNEAPQSNVRHLVVARRKRIEEKMASINLTCLRSLTVFGKCPESLITHKLRLLRVLDLEDSIGLKNEDLKDIGQLPHLRYLGLRGTDISELPSSLQNLRFLETLDVKDTKVTQLPAGIINLENLSYLRVGVNFATGKMGEDKNVGKRNYNFFVTLADLILICCGYKEGRESGFAGRSCVRAPEKIEKLSNLQVLGVVHIASSQEGRMLGKLTNLRKLGVHLDAAGEPRKEELCRSISSLVQLEQLEVHCESLEFLKGTIEPPPMHLQSLRLCGHLGNLPSWVRSLTNLSKIKLIRTGLKQQDIEVVGSLPNVIILGLWEESFAEESLYFVKGTFHKLKLLDIEGLEELKTIRIEHGALPALEKLRVRKCLELYNNQQGLSSVKSLQNLNELDLTSCGDKPSLEMKLRKQISGFPNRPKYIFGRSIYGRGVCIEGWVEFTSTPRIK